The proteins below are encoded in one region of Bacillus vallismortis:
- a CDS encoding carbamoyl phosphate synthase large subunit — protein sequence MPKDTSISSILVIGSGPIIIGQAAEFDYSGTQGCIALKEEGYRVILVNNNPATIMTDEAFADDIYFEPLTAESLTAIIQKEQPDGLLANLGGQTALNLAVELEETGVLKEHGVKLLGTSVETIQKGEDREKFRSLMNELNQPVPESEIVDNEADALRFAESIGFPVIIRPAYTLGGKGGGIAPDKEAFTGMIKQALLASPINQCLVEKSIAGFKEIEYEVMRDSHNTCITVCNMENIDPVGVHTGDSIVVAPSQTLTDEDYQMLRTASLTIISALDVVGGCNIQFALDPFSKQYYVIEVNPRVSRSSALASKATGYPIAKMAAKLAVGYTLDELKNPLTGSTYASFEPALDYVIVKFPRWPFDKFKNADRKLGTKMKATGEVMAIERNLEAAIQKAAASLELKNAGTHLPELSGLSIEALWELAVTPDDRRFFVVMELLSRRVPMDDIHAKTKIDPFFLHTFDNIIKLENRMTEAGSDLSFELLKKAKEKGFSDETIASLIGQTEEEVRALRKEMGITPSFKIVDTCAAEFDAKTNYFYSTYFGETDGDISRKEKKRALIIGSGPIRIGQGVEFDYSAVHGVLTLQELGFETIMMNNNPETVSTDYEIADRLYFEPMTTEHILNVAERENIDFAIVQFGGQTAINAAEALEKAGITLLGTSFKTLDVLEDRDQFYQLLDELGLNHAKGEIAYTKEEAVEKANEIGYPVLIRPSYVIGGMGMIIVHSQAQLSQLLNGEDSMPYPILIDQYVSGKEVEIDLISDGEDVFIPTYTEHIERAGVHSGDSFAILPGPSITSGLKQGIKDAAQKIVRKLSFKGIMNIQFVIDNGNILVLEVNPRASRTVPVVSKVMGVPMIPLATRLLAGASLKDVNTAVQNHHGVAVKFPVFSSHAIQDVDVKLGPEMKSTGEGMCVAYNADSALKKIYTHVWKQKGSIYLQNGPEDIKKLAEKAGFTVHEGTFASWMEQERKALHINLSGSEEARKERLEAMTHGITIFTEEETVRAFLQSGSGHAQPVSLKDLYKKEVASCTQ from the coding sequence ATGCCTAAAGACACCAGTATTTCAAGCATATTAGTAATCGGCTCAGGCCCGATCATCATCGGCCAGGCGGCAGAATTTGATTATTCAGGCACTCAAGGATGCATCGCGCTGAAGGAGGAAGGCTATCGGGTAATCCTCGTCAACAACAATCCGGCGACCATTATGACCGATGAAGCCTTCGCTGATGATATTTATTTTGAGCCGCTGACAGCAGAAAGCCTGACTGCCATCATTCAGAAAGAACAGCCTGATGGGCTTCTAGCTAATTTAGGCGGGCAGACCGCTTTGAATTTAGCGGTGGAGCTTGAAGAAACGGGTGTTTTAAAAGAGCACGGCGTCAAGCTTCTCGGCACATCTGTTGAGACGATACAAAAAGGAGAGGATCGGGAAAAATTCCGATCGTTAATGAACGAATTGAACCAGCCTGTGCCGGAGAGTGAAATTGTCGATAACGAGGCCGACGCCCTCCGTTTTGCGGAATCGATCGGGTTTCCCGTCATTATCCGACCTGCTTACACATTAGGCGGCAAGGGCGGAGGCATCGCTCCTGATAAAGAAGCTTTTACTGGCATGATTAAGCAGGCGCTATTAGCTAGCCCGATCAACCAATGCCTTGTGGAAAAAAGCATTGCCGGCTTTAAAGAAATCGAATATGAAGTGATGCGTGACAGCCATAACACATGCATTACCGTCTGCAATATGGAGAACATCGATCCGGTCGGTGTGCATACAGGTGACTCTATCGTTGTGGCGCCGTCACAAACATTGACGGATGAAGACTATCAAATGCTGCGGACGGCAAGTCTGACGATCATTTCAGCACTTGATGTCGTAGGCGGATGCAACATTCAATTCGCGCTTGATCCATTCAGCAAGCAATATTACGTCATTGAAGTCAATCCGCGGGTAAGCCGGTCATCGGCTCTCGCCTCTAAAGCAACCGGTTATCCAATTGCGAAGATGGCTGCGAAACTGGCCGTAGGATACACCCTTGATGAGCTGAAAAATCCGCTCACAGGCTCGACTTACGCTAGCTTTGAACCGGCGCTGGACTATGTGATCGTCAAATTTCCGCGCTGGCCGTTTGATAAATTCAAAAACGCAGACCGCAAGCTTGGCACAAAAATGAAAGCCACCGGTGAAGTGATGGCGATTGAACGGAATTTAGAAGCGGCGATACAAAAGGCAGCCGCGTCCCTTGAACTGAAAAATGCCGGCACACACCTTCCAGAGCTCAGCGGCTTATCGATTGAAGCGCTATGGGAGTTGGCAGTCACTCCGGACGACCGCAGATTTTTCGTTGTCATGGAGCTATTGAGCCGCAGGGTGCCGATGGATGACATTCATGCGAAAACAAAAATTGATCCGTTTTTCCTTCATACTTTTGACAATATCATCAAACTGGAAAACCGCATGACGGAAGCGGGCAGCGATCTTTCTTTTGAATTATTGAAAAAAGCAAAGGAAAAGGGATTTTCAGACGAAACGATTGCCTCTCTGATTGGCCAAACAGAAGAAGAAGTGCGCGCACTTCGCAAGGAGATGGGCATTACACCGTCCTTCAAAATCGTCGATACATGCGCGGCAGAGTTTGATGCGAAAACAAACTACTTTTACTCCACATATTTCGGAGAGACCGATGGGGACATCAGCCGCAAAGAGAAAAAACGCGCGCTGATTATTGGTTCAGGCCCAATTCGGATCGGCCAAGGCGTTGAATTTGATTACAGTGCCGTCCATGGCGTGCTGACACTGCAAGAGCTTGGGTTTGAAACAATCATGATGAACAATAACCCGGAAACGGTCAGCACCGATTATGAAATTGCGGACCGCCTGTATTTTGAACCAATGACAACGGAGCATATCTTAAACGTGGCAGAGCGGGAAAACATTGATTTTGCAATCGTACAATTTGGCGGCCAAACCGCGATCAATGCTGCTGAAGCGCTCGAAAAAGCAGGCATTACCCTTCTCGGCACCTCATTTAAAACGCTTGACGTGTTAGAGGATCGGGATCAATTCTATCAGCTTCTAGATGAGCTTGGCTTGAACCACGCGAAGGGAGAAATCGCTTATACAAAAGAAGAAGCCGTTGAAAAGGCAAATGAAATCGGCTATCCGGTGCTGATCCGCCCATCTTACGTCATCGGCGGAATGGGCATGATTATTGTTCACTCGCAAGCTCAGCTTTCTCAGCTGCTGAACGGTGAGGATAGCATGCCGTACCCGATTTTAATTGATCAGTATGTGTCAGGAAAAGAAGTCGAAATTGATTTGATTTCCGACGGTGAAGATGTCTTTATCCCGACATATACCGAGCATATTGAACGGGCAGGTGTCCATTCGGGAGACAGCTTTGCCATCCTTCCCGGACCGTCCATCACAAGCGGGCTAAAGCAGGGCATAAAAGATGCCGCGCAAAAAATTGTCCGTAAGCTTTCTTTTAAAGGCATCATGAACATTCAATTTGTGATCGACAATGGAAACATTCTCGTTCTTGAAGTGAACCCGAGAGCGAGCCGCACGGTTCCCGTTGTCAGCAAAGTAATGGGCGTTCCGATGATCCCGCTTGCCACACGCCTGCTGGCGGGAGCGTCTTTAAAAGATGTAAACACGGCAGTTCAGAATCATCATGGGGTTGCCGTGAAGTTCCCGGTCTTTTCATCCCATGCGATTCAGGATGTGGATGTCAAGCTTGGGCCGGAAATGAAATCAACAGGAGAAGGCATGTGTGTTGCATACAATGCCGACAGCGCCTTGAAAAAAATCTATACACATGTATGGAAGCAAAAAGGAAGCATTTATTTGCAAAACGGGCCGGAAGATATCAAAAAGTTAGCTGAAAAAGCCGGATTTACGGTTCATGAAGGGACATTTGCCTCATGGATGGAGCAGGAAAGAAAAGCGCTCCACATTAATCTGAGCGGCTCTGAAGAAGCGCGTAAAGAACGTTTAGAAGCCATGACGCATGGCATTACGATCTTTACAGAAGAAGAAACTGTGCGGGCGTTTTTACAAAGCGGTTCAGGCCATGCGCAGCCTGTATCTCTCAAAGATCTCTATAAAAAGGAAGTGGCATCATGCACACAGTGA
- a CDS encoding carbamoyl phosphate synthase small subunit, whose translation MEGYLVLEDGTAFSGELDSHESCTGEAVFFTGMTGYQEVLTDPSYKGQIIVFTYPLIGNYGINEKDFESKKPQVKAAVVYEACNHFSHHEAVYSLKEYLQKWNIPLLTHVDTRAVVKKIRTNGTMGATVTASKEAAEIALQPENVAEQASAQEISTFGDGHKHIALIDFGYKKSIASSLVKRGCKVTVVPYQQMEAVHDIKPDGIVLSNGPGDPKAIQPYLGKIKSIVCHYPTLGICLGHQLIALAFGGNTFKLPFGHRGANHPVIDRETKRVFMTSQNHSYVVDEQSINQEELTIRFHHVNDTSVEGLSHKKLPVMSVQFHPEAHPGPAESEWIFDDYVKNVIPARREIAHA comes from the coding sequence ATGGAAGGTTATTTAGTGTTAGAAGATGGAACAGCGTTCAGCGGCGAGCTGGACAGTCATGAAAGCTGCACGGGAGAAGCGGTCTTTTTTACAGGGATGACGGGCTACCAAGAAGTGTTGACAGATCCATCGTACAAAGGGCAGATTATCGTATTTACCTACCCGCTGATTGGCAACTACGGCATTAATGAAAAGGACTTTGAAAGCAAAAAACCGCAAGTGAAAGCCGCGGTGGTCTACGAGGCGTGCAATCACTTTTCTCATCATGAAGCCGTATACAGCCTCAAGGAGTATTTGCAAAAATGGAACATTCCGCTGTTGACCCATGTTGACACGAGGGCTGTCGTGAAAAAAATCCGGACAAACGGAACAATGGGGGCAACTGTCACAGCCTCTAAAGAAGCAGCTGAGATTGCCCTTCAGCCTGAAAACGTGGCAGAACAGGCATCCGCACAGGAAATCAGCACATTTGGCGACGGACATAAACATATCGCCCTCATTGATTTCGGCTATAAAAAGTCCATCGCGTCATCACTCGTCAAACGAGGCTGCAAGGTCACCGTGGTGCCGTATCAGCAAATGGAAGCTGTACACGACATCAAGCCGGACGGCATTGTGTTATCGAACGGACCTGGAGACCCGAAAGCCATTCAGCCGTATTTAGGAAAGATCAAAAGCATCGTTTGCCATTATCCGACTCTCGGCATTTGTCTCGGCCATCAGCTGATCGCGCTCGCGTTCGGAGGAAATACATTCAAGCTGCCGTTCGGACACAGGGGAGCAAATCATCCGGTCATCGACCGTGAAACGAAGCGCGTCTTCATGACAAGCCAGAATCACAGCTATGTGGTTGATGAACAGTCCATTAATCAAGAAGAGCTCACGATCAGGTTTCATCATGTCAATGATACGTCAGTTGAAGGGCTTTCCCACAAAAAACTGCCTGTCATGAGTGTTCAATTCCACCCGGAAGCCCATCCCGGACCGGCGGAAAGTGAATGGATTTTTGATGATTATGTAAAGAATGTGATACCAGCAAGGAGAGAAATCGCCCATGCCTAA
- a CDS encoding acetylornithine transaminase, whose amino-acid sequence MSSLFQTYGRWDIDIKKAKGTYVEDHNGKTYLDFIQGIAVSNLGHCHETVTEAVKNQLDSVWHVSNLFQNSLQEQAAQKLAAHSAGDLVFFCNSGAEANEGAIKLARKATGKTKIITFLQSFHGRTYAGMAATGQDKIKTGFGPMLEGFHCLPYNDSSAFEALREEDGIAAVMLETVQGEGGVNPASAEFLTAVQSFCKEKQALLIVDEIQTGIGRTGKGFAYEHFGLSPDIITVAKGLGNGFPVGAVIGKKQLGEAFTPGSHGTTFGGNMLAMAAVNATLQIVFQPDFLQEAADKGTFLKEQLEAGLKSPFVKQIRGKGLMLGIECDGPVADIITELQTLGLLVLPAGPNVIRLLPPLTVTKDEMTEAVSKLKQAIAHYSAVNQ is encoded by the coding sequence ATGAGCAGCTTGTTTCAAACCTACGGCCGCTGGGATATTGACATAAAAAAAGCAAAGGGAACGTACGTTGAGGATCATAACGGCAAAACCTACCTCGATTTCATTCAGGGAATTGCGGTATCTAATCTAGGCCACTGCCATGAAACGGTTACAGAAGCAGTTAAAAATCAGCTTGACAGCGTATGGCACGTATCCAACCTGTTTCAAAACAGTCTCCAAGAGCAAGCGGCACAAAAGCTGGCGGCGCACAGTGCGGGAGATCTCGTCTTTTTCTGCAATAGCGGCGCGGAAGCCAATGAAGGCGCGATCAAGCTCGCCCGAAAAGCAACTGGAAAAACGAAAATCATCACGTTCCTTCAATCGTTCCACGGCCGCACGTATGCGGGGATGGCCGCGACCGGACAGGATAAAATCAAAACAGGCTTCGGCCCGATGCTGGAAGGTTTTCATTGTCTGCCATACAACGATTCTTCCGCGTTTGAAGCTCTTAGGGAAGAAGACGGCATTGCCGCGGTGATGCTTGAGACAGTGCAGGGAGAAGGCGGAGTCAATCCGGCAAGCGCTGAATTTTTAACAGCCGTTCAATCGTTTTGCAAAGAAAAGCAAGCTCTTCTGATCGTTGATGAAATCCAGACCGGGATCGGACGGACGGGAAAGGGCTTCGCATACGAGCACTTCGGACTCTCACCGGACATCATCACAGTCGCAAAAGGATTGGGGAACGGCTTTCCGGTTGGCGCTGTCATCGGCAAGAAACAACTGGGAGAAGCATTTACCCCTGGTTCTCACGGAACAACTTTCGGAGGAAATATGCTGGCGATGGCTGCTGTGAATGCCACATTGCAAATTGTATTCCAGCCTGACTTTCTGCAAGAGGCTGCTGACAAAGGGACGTTTTTAAAAGAACAGCTCGAGGCTGGGCTAAAGAGCCCGTTTGTCAAACAAATTCGCGGTAAAGGGTTAATGCTTGGAATTGAGTGTGATGGGCCGGTTGCCGACATCATTACTGAATTGCAGACATTAGGTTTGCTTGTATTGCCGGCCGGACCGAACGTCATTCGGCTGCTGCCGCCGCTGACCGTGACAAAGGATGAAATGACAGAAGCCGTCAGTAAGCTGAAACAGGCGATCGCTCATTATTCCGCTGTAAACCAGTGA
- the argB gene encoding acetylglutamate kinase encodes MKKTIVFKCGGSVIRELSEEFFHNLKELMASGWKLAIVHGGGPEITNMLKRLNIKTEFSGGQRKTTKPVLEVAEMVLSGSVNKFFVAELAKHGLRAAGISGKDGGLLEADYLDPEAYGEVGEIKKVDASMVNALMEKSIIPVIAPLSMTSDCKTLNVNADLAASAVAGALEADKLMFVTDVDGIMKEKQRLDVLTPEEVHTLIKQEVITGGMIPKVNSALSALSDQVSEVMIVNGKGSFFTEQTFQGTKIVKAKEAVS; translated from the coding sequence ATGAAGAAAACAATCGTTTTTAAATGCGGGGGAAGTGTCATCCGAGAGCTGTCGGAGGAATTTTTTCATAACCTGAAAGAACTGATGGCGTCAGGATGGAAATTGGCGATCGTTCACGGCGGCGGCCCGGAAATCACAAATATGCTGAAACGGTTAAACATCAAAACAGAGTTTTCAGGAGGACAGCGGAAAACGACGAAGCCGGTGCTCGAAGTGGCGGAAATGGTTTTATCCGGCTCGGTGAATAAATTTTTTGTTGCGGAGCTTGCCAAACACGGACTGCGTGCAGCGGGCATCTCTGGTAAGGACGGCGGCCTTTTGGAGGCTGATTATCTCGATCCGGAAGCATACGGGGAAGTCGGAGAAATCAAAAAGGTCGATGCATCCATGGTGAACGCGCTGATGGAAAAGAGCATTATTCCTGTTATCGCGCCGTTGTCTATGACGAGTGACTGCAAGACGCTGAATGTGAATGCCGATCTGGCTGCTTCAGCAGTCGCCGGAGCGCTCGAAGCTGATAAGCTGATGTTCGTCACAGATGTCGATGGGATCATGAAAGAAAAACAGCGTCTCGACGTTCTGACCCCTGAAGAAGTTCATACGCTGATCAAACAGGAAGTGATCACTGGGGGGATGATTCCGAAGGTCAATTCAGCTTTGTCGGCTTTGTCAGATCAGGTTTCTGAAGTCATGATCGTAAACGGAAAAGGATCATTTTTCACAGAACAAACCTTTCAAGGAACAAAAATCGTTAAAGCAAAGGAGGCTGTTTCATGA
- the argJ gene encoding bifunctional ornithine acetyltransferase/N-acetylglutamate synthase: protein MIQLSEDQIIKVTGDVSSPKGFQAKGVHCGLRYSKKDLGVIISKTPAVSAAVYTQSHFQAAPIKVTQDSLKHGSALKAVIVNSAIANACTGEQGIKDAYTMRESLAAQLDIEPELVAVSSTGVIGEYLDMEKIQAGIKRLTQTPAGSGDFEEAILTTDTVIKQTCYELTIGGQTVTIGGAAKGSGMIHPNMATMLGFVTTDAAIEEKTLQKALRDITDVSFNQITVDGETSTNDMVLVMANGCAKNKCLTEDHPDWPVFKKALLLTCEDLAKEIARDGEGATKLIEAQVQGAKNNLDANVIAKKIVGSSLVKTAVYGTDANWGRIIGAIGHSAAQVTAEEVEVYLGGQCLFKHNKPQPFSESLAKEYLEGDEIAIIIKMHEGDGKGRAWGCDLTYDYIKINASYRT, encoded by the coding sequence ATGATTCAGTTAAGTGAAGATCAAATTATAAAAGTAACAGGTGATGTATCCTCGCCAAAAGGTTTTCAGGCAAAGGGCGTGCATTGCGGGCTGCGCTACTCAAAAAAAGACCTCGGCGTCATTATCAGCAAGACACCAGCCGTAAGTGCGGCGGTTTATACCCAAAGCCACTTTCAGGCCGCTCCGATCAAAGTCACACAAGACAGCTTAAAGCATGGATCAGCATTGAAAGCCGTCATCGTCAACAGCGCCATTGCCAATGCCTGCACGGGAGAACAGGGCATAAAGGACGCATACACAATGCGGGAGAGCCTTGCTGCACAGCTTGATATTGAGCCGGAACTTGTCGCCGTTTCATCAACAGGCGTCATCGGCGAGTATTTAGACATGGAAAAAATTCAGGCAGGCATCAAACGGCTGACACAAACACCTGCGGGATCGGGAGATTTTGAAGAAGCGATCTTAACAACCGATACGGTGATTAAGCAGACGTGCTATGAGCTGACAATCGGCGGTCAAACAGTCACGATCGGCGGAGCGGCGAAAGGTTCGGGAATGATTCACCCGAACATGGCCACGATGCTGGGGTTTGTCACAACAGATGCAGCCATCGAAGAAAAAACGCTGCAAAAAGCGCTTCGCGATATCACTGACGTTTCATTTAACCAAATCACAGTTGATGGTGAAACATCCACGAACGACATGGTATTGGTCATGGCAAACGGCTGCGCGAAAAATAAATGCCTGACAGAAGATCATCCAGATTGGCCGGTCTTTAAAAAAGCGCTCTTGCTCACTTGCGAGGATTTGGCAAAAGAGATTGCCAGAGACGGAGAAGGCGCGACAAAGCTAATCGAAGCCCAAGTGCAGGGAGCGAAAAATAATCTTGACGCAAACGTGATTGCCAAAAAAATTGTCGGCTCAAGTCTCGTGAAAACAGCGGTCTATGGAACAGATGCCAACTGGGGGCGCATCATCGGAGCCATCGGGCACAGCGCAGCTCAGGTAACGGCAGAAGAAGTAGAAGTTTATCTCGGAGGCCAATGCCTGTTTAAGCACAATAAACCTCAGCCATTCTCTGAATCTCTCGCTAAGGAGTACCTTGAAGGAGATGAAATCGCCATTATCATCAAGATGCATGAAGGTGACGGGAAAGGAAGAGCGTGGGGCTGTGACCTAACCTATGACTATATCAAAATTAACGCGAGTTATCGCACGTAA
- the argC gene encoding N-acetyl-gamma-glutamyl-phosphate reductase — MKIGIVGATGYGGTELVRILSHHPHAEECILYSSSGEGNVYSEVYPHLAGLADQKLKPIDLKTIKHEIDLMFLAAPPGVSSELTPQLADAGIPVIDLSGDLRIQEPTEYEKWYKRNSAPKEVIHEAVYGLAELNQKQIQQAKLIANPGCFPTAVLLGLAPLAQQKLLHESFVIVDAKTGVSGAGRKASMGTHFSELNDNFKIYKVNEHQHTPEIEQALQEWQPGLGPITFSAHLVPMTRGIMATMYTQLTSDRSADDLHQLYSEFYQDSYFVRVRPKGQYPQTKEVYGSNFCDIAVALDERTNRVTIVSVIDNLMKGAAGQAVQNFNVMNGWNEETGLTMTPIYP; from the coding sequence TTGAAAATAGGAATTGTAGGCGCTACAGGTTATGGAGGCACTGAACTTGTCAGGATCCTTTCACATCATCCTCATGCAGAGGAATGTATACTTTATTCATCCAGCGGTGAAGGAAATGTCTATAGCGAGGTGTATCCTCATCTTGCCGGCTTAGCCGATCAGAAGCTGAAGCCAATTGATCTGAAGACGATCAAACACGAAATAGATCTCATGTTTCTTGCCGCGCCGCCCGGGGTATCAAGTGAATTGACTCCGCAGCTGGCAGACGCGGGAATTCCGGTGATTGATCTGTCAGGTGATCTGAGGATACAAGAGCCCACTGAATATGAAAAGTGGTATAAACGGAATTCAGCACCAAAGGAAGTGATTCATGAGGCCGTATACGGTCTTGCAGAACTGAATCAAAAGCAAATTCAACAGGCGAAACTCATTGCCAATCCGGGTTGTTTTCCAACTGCGGTGTTGCTTGGCCTCGCGCCATTGGCCCAACAGAAACTGCTTCATGAATCGTTCGTTATCGTTGACGCGAAGACCGGTGTTTCCGGAGCGGGACGAAAAGCATCCATGGGAACTCATTTTTCTGAGCTGAACGACAATTTTAAAATTTATAAAGTCAATGAACATCAGCACACGCCGGAAATTGAACAGGCGCTGCAAGAATGGCAGCCGGGGCTCGGGCCTATTACTTTTTCGGCTCACTTGGTGCCGATGACAAGGGGCATCATGGCGACGATGTACACACAATTAACCTCTGATCGTTCAGCAGATGACTTGCATCAATTATATTCGGAATTTTACCAAGATTCATATTTTGTGAGAGTAAGGCCAAAAGGGCAGTATCCGCAAACGAAGGAAGTGTACGGCAGCAATTTCTGTGATATCGCCGTTGCGCTTGACGAGAGAACGAACAGAGTCACGATCGTCTCGGTAATCGATAATTTAATGAAAGGTGCCGCCGGTCAGGCTGTGCAAAACTTTAATGTGATGAATGGCTGGAATGAAGAGACTGGGCTCACCATGACGCCAATTTATCCATAG
- a CDS encoding MFS transporter codes for MGKNKLKWLTFSQSSVFFASSLIFPFYILFVKNIGSSYTQFGFSYGLFGLSGALIYPLLGRLSGRLDSRYFLLTNSWGMAVLLLYVPHIGSVVQVYIVQVLLGVFGAMQKHGEKVLIADLTDSGERGRKIGNYHFWTAIFSAAAIMLGGFLADFFTVQMIFYASSIVYFVSGLMMMKTG; via the coding sequence ATGGGGAAAAACAAATTAAAATGGCTCACATTTTCACAGAGCAGCGTCTTTTTCGCGAGCAGCTTGATCTTTCCGTTTTATATTCTGTTTGTGAAAAACATCGGCTCAAGCTACACGCAGTTCGGTTTTTCCTACGGATTGTTCGGGCTAAGCGGGGCGCTCATTTATCCGCTCCTCGGACGGCTGTCTGGAAGGCTCGACAGCCGTTATTTTCTGCTGACGAATTCTTGGGGCATGGCCGTCCTGCTTTTGTATGTCCCGCATATTGGGAGCGTTGTTCAAGTGTACATCGTCCAAGTGCTGTTAGGGGTCTTTGGAGCGATGCAAAAGCACGGAGAAAAAGTGCTGATCGCCGATCTTACAGACAGCGGAGAGCGGGGAAGAAAGATTGGGAATTACCACTTTTGGACGGCGATCTTTTCAGCCGCAGCCATTATGCTCGGCGGATTTCTCGCCGACTTTTTTACGGTGCAAATGATTTTTTATGCAAGCTCTATTGTCTATTTTGTGAGCGGATTGATGATGATGAAAACAGGCTGA
- a CDS encoding YqaE/Pmp3 family membrane protein yields MMYLLAVLCPPLAVLLTGKPFQALLNLILTCIFWLPGAIHACFVVADRRAEKRARR; encoded by the coding sequence ATGATGTATCTGCTGGCTGTCCTGTGCCCGCCGCTCGCCGTTTTGTTGACGGGAAAACCGTTTCAGGCATTGCTGAACCTCATATTGACCTGTATCTTTTGGCTGCCGGGCGCGATTCACGCCTGCTTTGTCGTGGCTGACCGCCGCGCTGAAAAACGGGCAAGGAGATAA
- a CDS encoding metal-sulfur cluster assembly factor: MEEALKENIMGALEQVVDPELGVDIVNLGLVYDVDMDDDGLTHVTMTLTSMGCPLAPIIVDEVKKALADIPEVKETEVHIVWNPPWTRDKMSRYAKIALGIQ; the protein is encoded by the coding sequence GTGGAAGAAGCATTAAAAGAAAACATCATGGGCGCCCTGGAACAGGTTGTTGATCCTGAACTTGGCGTTGATATCGTGAACCTTGGTTTGGTATATGATGTTGATATGGATGACGACGGCTTAACGCACGTGACGATGACACTGACATCAATGGGGTGCCCTTTAGCGCCGATTATTGTGGATGAAGTGAAAAAAGCGTTAGCGGACATTCCAGAAGTAAAAGAGACGGAGGTTCACATTGTGTGGAATCCGCCTTGGACAAGAGATAAAATGTCCAGATACGCGAAAATCGCGCTTGGCATTCAATAA
- a CDS encoding prolyl oligopeptidase family serine peptidase, which produces MIQIENQTVSGIPFLHIVKEENRHRAVPLVIFIHGFTSAKEHNLHIAYLLAEKGFRAILPEALHHGERGGQMAVEELAGHFWDIVLNEIEEIGALKTHFESEGLIDSGRIGLAGTSMGGITTLGALTAYDWIKAGVSLMGSPNYVELFQQQIDHIQTQGIDIEVPEEKVEELTKRLEMRDLSLQPEKLRQRPLLFWHGAKDKVVPYAPTRKFYETIKSHYSEQPERLQFIGDEHADHKVPRTAVLQTIEWFDTHL; this is translated from the coding sequence TTGATCCAAATTGAAAATCAAACCGTTTCCGGTATTCCGTTTTTACATATTGTAAAGGAAGAGAACAGGCACCGCGCTGTTCCTCTCGTGATCTTTATCCACGGTTTTACGAGCGCGAAAGAACACAATCTTCATATTGCTTATCTGCTGGCGGAGAAGGGCTTCAGAGCCATTCTGCCGGAGGCTCTGCACCATGGCGAACGAGGTGGGCAAATGGCTGTTGAAGAGCTGGCCGGCCATTTTTGGGACATTGTCCTCAACGAGATTGAAGAGATCGGCGCACTCAAAACCCACTTTGAAAGTGAGGGCCTGATAGACAGCGGCCGCATTGGGCTAGCCGGCACGTCAATGGGCGGCATCACAACGCTTGGCGCACTGACTGCTTACGATTGGATAAAAGCCGGCGTCAGCCTGATGGGGAGCCCGAATTACGTGGAACTGTTTCAGCAGCAGATTGACCATATTCAAACTCAGGGCATTGATATCGAGGTGCCGGAAGAAAAGGTAGAAGAGCTGACGAAGCGTCTCGAAATGCGGGATCTCAGCCTTCAGCCGGAGAAATTGCGCCAGCGCCCGCTACTATTTTGGCACGGCGCAAAAGATAAAGTCGTGCCTTACGCGCCGACCCGAAAATTTTATGAGACGATTAAATCGCATTACAGCGAACAGCCGGAACGCCTCCAATTTATCGGAGATGAACACGCCGACCATAAAGTCCCGCGAACAGCTGTGTTACAAACGATTGAATGGTTTGATACGCACTTATAA